In the genome of Streptomyces sp. V2I9, one region contains:
- the aroC gene encoding chorismate synthase, with product MSRLRWLTAGESHGPALVATLEGLPAGVPITTGMVAEALARRRLGYGRGARMKFEQDEVTFLGGVRHGLTMGSPVAVMVGNTEWPKWEQVMSADPVDPQELSQLARNAPLTRPRPGHADLAGMQKYGFDEARPVLERASARETAARVALGAVARSYLKETAGIEIVSHVVELAAAKAPYGVVPVPGDVEKLDADPVRCLDADASKAMVAEIDQAHKDGDTLGGVVEVLAYGVPVGLGSHVHWDRRLDARLAAALMGIQAIKGVEVGDGFDLARVPGSRAHDEIVATEDGIKRTSGRSGGTEGGLTTGELLRVRAAMKPIATVPRALATVDVTTGEATKAHHQRSDVCAVPAAGIVAEAMVALVLADAVAEKFGGDSVAETHRNVQSYLDHLQIR from the coding sequence TTGAGCAGGTTGCGCTGGCTGACCGCGGGGGAGTCGCACGGCCCCGCACTGGTGGCGACGCTGGAGGGTCTTCCCGCCGGTGTCCCGATCACCACGGGGATGGTCGCGGAGGCGCTGGCCCGGCGACGGCTCGGTTACGGCCGCGGTGCGCGGATGAAGTTCGAGCAGGACGAGGTCACCTTCCTCGGCGGCGTACGGCACGGCCTCACCATGGGCTCCCCGGTCGCCGTCATGGTCGGCAACACCGAGTGGCCCAAGTGGGAGCAGGTCATGTCGGCCGACCCGGTCGACCCGCAGGAGCTGTCCCAGCTCGCCCGCAACGCCCCGCTGACCCGTCCCCGCCCCGGACACGCCGACCTCGCGGGGATGCAGAAGTACGGCTTCGACGAGGCCCGGCCGGTCCTGGAGCGCGCCAGCGCCCGGGAGACCGCCGCGCGCGTCGCCCTCGGGGCCGTCGCCCGCTCCTACCTCAAGGAGACCGCGGGCATCGAGATCGTCAGTCACGTCGTCGAACTGGCCGCGGCCAAGGCGCCGTACGGCGTCGTCCCGGTCCCCGGCGACGTGGAGAAGCTGGACGCCGACCCGGTGCGCTGCCTCGACGCCGACGCCTCGAAGGCGATGGTGGCCGAGATCGACCAGGCCCACAAGGACGGCGACACCCTCGGCGGCGTCGTCGAGGTGCTGGCGTACGGCGTGCCGGTGGGGCTCGGCTCGCATGTGCACTGGGACCGGCGCCTGGACGCCCGGCTCGCCGCCGCGCTGATGGGCATCCAGGCCATCAAGGGCGTCGAGGTCGGCGACGGCTTCGACCTGGCCCGGGTGCCCGGCTCCCGGGCACACGACGAGATCGTCGCCACCGAGGACGGCATCAAGCGCACCTCGGGCCGTTCCGGCGGCACCGAGGGCGGGCTGACCACCGGTGAGCTGCTGCGCGTGCGCGCCGCGATGAAGCCCATCGCCACCGTGCCGCGCGCGCTGGCCACCGTGGACGTCACCACCGGCGAGGCCACCAAGGCGCACCACCAGCGCTCCGACGTCTGCGCCGTCCCGGCCGCGGGCATCGTCGCGGAGGCGATGGTCGCCCTGGTCCTGGCCGACGCGGTCGCGGAGAAGTTCGGCGGGGACAGCGTGGCCGAGACCCACCGCAACGTGCAGTCGTACCTCGACCACCTCCAGATCCGATGA
- a CDS encoding shikimate dehydrogenase, with the protein MSEPRRAAVLGSPIAHSLSPVLHRAAYAELGLEDWSYDRFEVDEAALPGFVEGLDGSWAGLSLTMPLKRAVIPLLDEISATAAAVEAVNTVVFTEDGRRVGDNTDIPGMVAALRERGVDKVESAAVLGAGATASSALAALAVVCAGPVTAYVRSPERAAEMRGWGERLGVDVVTADWSDAAAALGAPLVIATTPAGATDDLAGSVPEAPGILFDVLYEPWPTGLAAAWSAHGGAVVGGLDLLVHQALLQVEQVTGRVPAPLAAMRHAGEAALAAR; encoded by the coding sequence GTGAGCGAGCCACGCCGGGCAGCCGTCCTCGGCTCGCCCATCGCCCACTCCCTCTCCCCGGTCCTGCACCGCGCCGCCTACGCCGAACTCGGCCTGGAAGACTGGTCCTACGACCGGTTCGAGGTCGACGAGGCGGCGCTGCCCGGCTTCGTCGAAGGTCTGGACGGCTCCTGGGCGGGGTTGTCGCTGACCATGCCGCTCAAGCGGGCGGTCATCCCGCTCCTCGACGAGATCAGCGCGACGGCCGCTGCCGTGGAGGCCGTGAACACGGTCGTGTTCACCGAGGACGGCCGCCGGGTCGGGGACAACACCGACATCCCCGGCATGGTCGCCGCCCTGCGGGAACGCGGCGTCGACAAGGTCGAGTCCGCCGCCGTCCTCGGGGCCGGCGCCACCGCCTCCTCCGCCCTCGCCGCGCTCGCCGTGGTCTGCGCCGGTCCGGTCACGGCGTATGTGCGCAGCCCCGAGCGCGCCGCCGAGATGCGGGGCTGGGGGGAGCGGCTGGGGGTCGACGTCGTGACCGCCGACTGGTCGGACGCGGCAGCGGCCCTCGGCGCACCGCTGGTCATCGCCACCACCCCCGCCGGAGCCACCGACGACTTGGCCGGATCCGTGCCGGAGGCTCCGGGCATCCTCTTCGACGTGCTGTACGAGCCGTGGCCCACCGGCCTCGCCGCCGCCTGGTCCGCGCACGGCGGGGCGGTCGTCGGCGGCCTCGACCTCCTCGTCCACCAGGCCCTGCTTCAGGTCGAGCAGGTGACCGGGCGCGTTCCGGCGCCGTTGGCCGCGATGCGGCACGCCGGGGAAGCGGCGCTCGCGGCCCGCTGA